From one Trifolium pratense cultivar HEN17-A07 linkage group LG1, ARS_RC_1.1, whole genome shotgun sequence genomic stretch:
- the LOC123907036 gene encoding uncharacterized protein LOC123907036 isoform X3, with the protein MNSYNRHLLHRLAEIFGLQPQNAATKAINNALKSKFQAPYLNWTEVRADERGYQQFWNGLRSQVTWLNHHTATIEAIFNKKVTKRLSTLFFEARKKVKKDPSKPPLWLAGNSYPLLCLRWEEEEYKAKCQKNKNNRNTDEANRACVHSGGSKSAGTLRLEFIQQFGRPPTFMEMNDLMHKYAESGEWTGARVQEVSRLTQIWAEEYNANQQRLPPHRRDNDEVRRNKMSLAFVKNAGGANRGRKFAAGCTSSLYESDPTGLRDVSYTSSSSMSTGRSRPAQREETDDEYLARMRATYREEFREEYEATFDQRVDQRVELRLQEYFAQQRAAAGVGSSSQGSARQNQNAGEQEYRPDLNSMVNLNQLPEYREGDPVLSMSIEDMSQMLNDPIHLQFFDPVGQTSGSSSGGSGRNNQQTAFTEYHRQRSSNPYQQDFIIPHDNPKTTSSRIKPTSFIGLWHDLRERHSPHSE; encoded by the exons TTTGCAACCCCAAAATGCGGCGACGAAGGCAATCAATAATGCATTGAAATCCAAATTCCAAGCTCCATATCTCAACTGGACGGAGGTCAGGGCAGATGAACGTggatatcaacaattttggaatgGCTTAAGA TCGCAAGTAACTTGGCTAAATCACCACACAGCGACTATTGAGgctatattcaacaaaaaagtcACCAAGCGTCTGTCGACCTTATTTTTTGAAGCACGGAAAAAGGTTAAAAAGGATCCTTCAAAACCACCACTCTGGCTCGCTGGTAATTCATACCCTCTGTTGTGCCTCAGATGGGAAGAGGAAGAGTATAAGGCAAAGTGTcagaagaacaaaaacaacagaAATACTGATGAAGCCAATCGTGCATGCGTACACTCTGGAGGTTCGAAATCTGCCGGAACACTTCGCCTTGAGTTCATTCAACAATTTGGTCGTCCACCCACCTTTATGGAAATGAATGACCTGATGCACAAGTATGCAGAATCCGGTGAATGGACGGGGGCAAGGGTGCAAGAAGTTTCG agGTTGACGCAAATTTGGGCTGAAGAATATAATGCCAACCAACAAAGACTACCACCTCATAGGCGAGATAATGATGAGGTTCGTCGAAACAAGATGTCGTTGGCTTTTGTTAAGAATGCTGGTGGTGCGAATCGAGGTCGCAAATTCGCTGCTGGGTGTACATCTTCTTTATATGAAAGTGACCCAACTGGTTTGAGAGATGTCAGTTACACATCTTCATCTAGTATGAGTACAGGACGCTCTCGGCCAGCTCAAAGAGAGGAAACCGATGATGAGTATCTAGCGCGAATGAGGGCCACGTATCGAGAAGAATTTCGCGAAGAGTACGAAGCAACATTTGATCAGCGGGTGGACCAACGGGTTGAACTTCGTTTGCAGGAATACTTTGCGCAGCAGAGGGCGGCGGCGGGGgttggatcatcatctcagggatcggcacgacaaaatcaaaatgccggTGAACAAGAATATCGACCGGATTTGAATAGCATGGTCAATTTGAATCAGCTGCCGGAGTACCGAGAGGGTGATCCAGTACTGAGTATGAGCATAGAGGATATGAGTCAAATGCTTAATGATCCAATTCATTTGCAATTTTTTGATCCTGTTGGGCAAACAAGTGGAAGCAGTAGTGGCGGAAGCGgtagaaataatcaacaaactgcTTTCACCGAATACCATCGACAGAGATCATCAAATCCATATCAACAAGACTTCATAATCCCACATGACAACCCCAAGACAACTTCTTCCCGAATCAAGCCAACTTCGTTCATAGGCCTGTGGCACGACCTCCGCGAGCGACACTCCCCCCATTCAGAATAA
- the LOC123907036 gene encoding uncharacterized protein LOC123907036 isoform X1 translates to MEERLVNYLQAEDTSSDGILELEPMNSYNRHLLHRLAEIFGLQPQNAATKAINNALKSKFQAPYLNWTEVRADERGYQQFWNGLRSQVTWLNHHTATIEAIFNKKVTKRLSTLFFEARKKVKKDPSKPPLWLAGNSYPLLCLRWEEEEYKAKCQKNKNNRNTDEANRACVHSGGSKSAGTLRLEFIQQFGRPPTFMEMNDLMHKYAESGEWTGARVQEVSRLTQIWAEEYNANQQRLPPHRRDNDEVRRNKMSLAFVKNAGGANRGRKFAAGCTSSLYESDPTGLRDVSYTSSSSMSTGRSRPAQREETDDEYLARMRATYREEFREEYEATFDQRVDQRVELRLQEYFAQQRAAAGVGSSSQGSARQNQNAGEQEYRPDLNSMVNLNQLPEYREGDPVLSMSIEDMSQMLNDPIHLQFFDPVGQTSGSSSGGSGRNNQQTAFTEYHRQRSSNPYQQDFIIPHDNPKTTSSRIKPTSFIGLWHDLRERHSPHSE, encoded by the exons TTTGCAACCCCAAAATGCGGCGACGAAGGCAATCAATAATGCATTGAAATCCAAATTCCAAGCTCCATATCTCAACTGGACGGAGGTCAGGGCAGATGAACGTggatatcaacaattttggaatgGCTTAAGA TCGCAAGTAACTTGGCTAAATCACCACACAGCGACTATTGAGgctatattcaacaaaaaagtcACCAAGCGTCTGTCGACCTTATTTTTTGAAGCACGGAAAAAGGTTAAAAAGGATCCTTCAAAACCACCACTCTGGCTCGCTGGTAATTCATACCCTCTGTTGTGCCTCAGATGGGAAGAGGAAGAGTATAAGGCAAAGTGTcagaagaacaaaaacaacagaAATACTGATGAAGCCAATCGTGCATGCGTACACTCTGGAGGTTCGAAATCTGCCGGAACACTTCGCCTTGAGTTCATTCAACAATTTGGTCGTCCACCCACCTTTATGGAAATGAATGACCTGATGCACAAGTATGCAGAATCCGGTGAATGGACGGGGGCAAGGGTGCAAGAAGTTTCG agGTTGACGCAAATTTGGGCTGAAGAATATAATGCCAACCAACAAAGACTACCACCTCATAGGCGAGATAATGATGAGGTTCGTCGAAACAAGATGTCGTTGGCTTTTGTTAAGAATGCTGGTGGTGCGAATCGAGGTCGCAAATTCGCTGCTGGGTGTACATCTTCTTTATATGAAAGTGACCCAACTGGTTTGAGAGATGTCAGTTACACATCTTCATCTAGTATGAGTACAGGACGCTCTCGGCCAGCTCAAAGAGAGGAAACCGATGATGAGTATCTAGCGCGAATGAGGGCCACGTATCGAGAAGAATTTCGCGAAGAGTACGAAGCAACATTTGATCAGCGGGTGGACCAACGGGTTGAACTTCGTTTGCAGGAATACTTTGCGCAGCAGAGGGCGGCGGCGGGGgttggatcatcatctcagggatcggcacgacaaaatcaaaatgccggTGAACAAGAATATCGACCGGATTTGAATAGCATGGTCAATTTGAATCAGCTGCCGGAGTACCGAGAGGGTGATCCAGTACTGAGTATGAGCATAGAGGATATGAGTCAAATGCTTAATGATCCAATTCATTTGCAATTTTTTGATCCTGTTGGGCAAACAAGTGGAAGCAGTAGTGGCGGAAGCGgtagaaataatcaacaaactgcTTTCACCGAATACCATCGACAGAGATCATCAAATCCATATCAACAAGACTTCATAATCCCACATGACAACCCCAAGACAACTTCTTCCCGAATCAAGCCAACTTCGTTCATAGGCCTGTGGCACGACCTCCGCGAGCGACACTCCCCCCATTCAGAATAA